A genomic stretch from Glaciecola nitratireducens FR1064 includes:
- a CDS encoding serine/threonine protein kinase, with protein MKQPQLKHFYIPDDQSVYLLSHKDAKKLKNWFGLCISQLKKLGYTDIEMIGKGAFGFAFAGTDKKGNELVFKFSRITLPQHIQDRLEEEAFMQGLVEHPNVPKLIEFQRIKRQSILVMERATGVDLEKYSLRFGPLPPRVIVKITVQICEILRFLREFQQNGVFRPIVHGDIKPSNLVWDETLEQVCLIDWGSCVFAQIDSSGQTITTNVMDLMSADLQQTNARLGDVYFIGDDQLDGKLSSPRFDEQGLASTIYALASGQGSRYGRKAIPPDSLGLPIEFANVLAALMSDDVNERNQGGDYLLKQYSRFRQWVFAEDKLQDHPCLVPTWVHQEVKDIETVVYSSRKSYLRQQEGIDMSQLNYIDDAQFERYYKNYLQGMGETEKGFIAAVSRLGKYPVVGGLAIRWEDEGVFVDSSLNLYDPSLQLSFDRSVDNVINLARAILRKGVFKSCMFNAKNTLHVERVTEKKPFIPHPKMQIPYELSKTSLAENESRMHSYFEDGDDPDELLKLPEALMSKIKSLNAIHHTGCIIFEALPKHLKVHNYYTLLDHGMELEFKSLLKEIIDLIPKINGLGISGFMKLPYKDTRFFKHQTKMQQKFYPRNPKQEDNL; from the coding sequence ATGAAGCAGCCACAGCTTAAACATTTCTATATCCCTGACGACCAATCGGTATATTTGCTGTCCCATAAGGACGCAAAGAAGCTCAAGAATTGGTTTGGCTTGTGTATATCCCAATTAAAAAAATTAGGCTATACCGATATCGAAATGATCGGCAAAGGTGCTTTTGGATTTGCATTTGCAGGTACTGACAAAAAGGGGAATGAATTAGTTTTTAAATTCTCTCGCATTACCTTGCCACAACATATACAAGACAGACTCGAAGAAGAAGCTTTTATGCAAGGCTTAGTTGAGCATCCGAATGTGCCTAAACTAATAGAGTTTCAGCGCATCAAACGGCAGTCAATCCTAGTAATGGAGAGAGCGACAGGCGTTGATCTAGAGAAGTATTCACTGCGTTTCGGTCCTTTGCCGCCCAGAGTTATTGTAAAAATCACCGTGCAGATTTGCGAAATTTTACGCTTTTTAAGAGAGTTTCAGCAGAATGGAGTATTTCGTCCGATTGTTCATGGCGACATTAAACCATCCAATTTAGTATGGGATGAAACACTTGAGCAGGTTTGCCTGATAGATTGGGGCTCATGCGTGTTTGCGCAAATAGATTCAAGCGGTCAAACCATTACTACCAATGTGATGGATCTAATGTCTGCCGACTTACAGCAAACCAATGCAAGACTCGGTGATGTGTACTTTATAGGTGACGATCAGCTTGATGGTAAATTATCGAGTCCAAGGTTTGATGAACAAGGCTTAGCGAGCACAATATATGCCTTAGCGTCAGGACAGGGATCGCGGTATGGGCGCAAAGCGATTCCCCCTGATTCGCTGGGTTTACCGATAGAATTTGCCAATGTGTTGGCCGCTTTAATGAGCGATGATGTTAACGAGAGAAATCAAGGCGGAGACTATTTATTGAAGCAATATAGCCGCTTTCGTCAGTGGGTGTTTGCTGAAGATAAGCTTCAAGATCATCCTTGTTTGGTGCCAACTTGGGTTCATCAGGAAGTTAAAGACATAGAAACGGTTGTTTATAGTTCGAGAAAGTCATATTTACGCCAGCAGGAAGGCATCGATATGAGCCAATTAAATTACATCGACGACGCGCAATTTGAACGCTACTATAAAAATTATTTACAGGGCATGGGTGAAACAGAAAAGGGGTTTATTGCCGCAGTCAGTCGTTTAGGTAAATATCCTGTTGTGGGAGGCTTAGCTATTCGCTGGGAAGACGAGGGTGTTTTTGTCGACTCTAGCCTCAATTTATATGACCCTAGTCTGCAGTTGTCCTTTGACAGAAGCGTTGATAATGTGATCAATTTAGCGAGAGCCATTCTGCGCAAAGGTGTTTTTAAAAGCTGTATGTTTAATGCAAAAAATACGCTACACGTTGAGCGTGTGACTGAGAAAAAGCCATTTATTCCTCACCCTAAAATGCAAATACCCTACGAATTAAGTAAAACATCGCTTGCCGAAAACGAAAGCCGTATGCATTCTTACTTTGAAGACGGCGATGATCCAGATGAATTACTGAAGTTACCAGAAGCGCTTATGTCAAAAATTAAAAGTCTAAATGCAATTCATCATACTGGGTGCATTATTTTTGAAGCACTTCCAAAGCATTTGAAAGTTCATAACTATTATACATTGCTCGATCACGGTATGGAGTTGGAATTTAAAAGCTTATTAAAAGAGATTATTGATTTGATCCCAAAAATTAATGGTTTAGGTATTTCTGGATTTATGAAACTACCTTACAAAGACACGCGATTTTTTAAGCATCAAACTAAAATGCAGCAAAAGTTTTACCCAAGAAACCCCAAACAAGAAGATAATTTGTAG
- a CDS encoding gamma carbonic anhydrase family protein, which yields MIYQLGSDKVTLGQNTYVAPGAHVMGKVVLHDNASVWFNAVLRGDCDLIEVGEGSNVQDGSILHTDYGFPMLIGKGVTIGHKVMLHGCTIGDYSLIGINAVVLNGAKIGHHCVIGAHALVTEGMEIPDYSVVMGSPAKVVKTIKPEQADMLEKSAEHYQKNAARFKKELNEQSL from the coding sequence ATGATATATCAATTAGGTTCAGACAAAGTAACACTCGGACAAAATACCTATGTCGCACCGGGCGCTCACGTTATGGGGAAAGTCGTTTTACATGATAATGCAAGCGTTTGGTTTAACGCTGTTTTGCGTGGAGACTGCGACCTAATAGAGGTAGGTGAAGGTAGCAATGTTCAAGACGGTTCGATTTTGCATACTGACTACGGGTTCCCAATGCTCATCGGAAAAGGCGTGACAATAGGTCATAAAGTTATGCTGCATGGTTGTACTATTGGTGATTATTCTTTGATTGGAATAAATGCTGTGGTTCTGAACGGGGCTAAAATTGGTCATCACTGCGTTATCGGAGCACATGCATTGGTAACAGAAGGGATGGAAATCCCAGACTACTCAGTGGTCATGGGCTCGCCAGCAAAGGTGGTTAAAACGATTAAGCCTGAGCAGGCTGACATGCTAGAAAAATCAGCTGAGCATTATCAAAAGAATGCCGCGCGCTTTAAAAAAGAACTGAATGAGCAGTCGCTATAG
- a CDS encoding 23S rRNA (adenine(2030)-N(6))-methyltransferase RlmJ: MLSYQHSFHAGNHADVLKHLTLVAVLERLNIKSKPYFFLDTHAGDGVYELSSKQALQNEEAKTGVLKFDLGTQTGEEDDKTTGDLPAFVDSYLNIINKYIVDGQYPGSPVVASALLRKGDNAFAAELHPQAFESLKNNCRRTAIKAQHRDGYEMMNAVLPPTPNRGAVLIDPPYEQSSEYEQVVDAVFRAVKRWPIGIYMIWYPLLSDTREDRKTGEIVNNPKAALSEKMLSQFSGLDVKSVLNIQFCSVKPSAAVGMYGSGMCIINPPWQLENDLKDILAIIQKQLSGDNNQLSKVEWLKTE; this comes from the coding sequence GTGCTCAGTTATCAACATTCGTTTCATGCTGGAAATCATGCAGATGTGCTTAAACATCTCACGCTAGTAGCTGTACTAGAACGCCTAAATATAAAGTCAAAACCCTATTTCTTTTTAGACACGCATGCTGGCGATGGTGTATACGAACTCAGCTCCAAGCAAGCTTTGCAAAATGAAGAAGCAAAAACGGGGGTGTTAAAATTCGACTTGGGCACTCAGACAGGTGAGGAGGATGACAAGACAACTGGAGATCTTCCCGCTTTTGTAGACAGCTATCTCAACATTATCAATAAATATATAGTAGATGGGCAGTACCCAGGGTCTCCTGTAGTTGCCTCTGCTTTGTTGAGAAAAGGTGATAACGCTTTTGCTGCAGAGTTACACCCGCAAGCATTTGAATCATTGAAGAATAATTGTCGTCGTACAGCAATCAAAGCACAGCATCGAGACGGATATGAAATGATGAATGCCGTGTTACCTCCGACGCCAAATAGAGGCGCTGTGCTGATTGACCCTCCTTACGAACAGTCAAGTGAATATGAGCAGGTCGTTGATGCAGTCTTCAGGGCGGTTAAACGCTGGCCAATCGGTATTTACATGATTTGGTATCCATTGCTTTCTGATACCAGAGAAGACAGAAAAACGGGTGAAATAGTCAATAATCCAAAAGCTGCATTGAGCGAAAAAATGTTATCTCAATTCTCAGGTCTCGATGTAAAGTCGGTATTGAACATTCAGTTTTGCTCAGTAAAACCATCAGCCGCAGTGGGCATGTATGGCTCTGGGATGTGTATTATAAACCCACCTTGGCAATTAGAGAATGACCTAAAAGACATTCTTGCGATCATTCAGAAACAGTTGTCAGGTGATAATAATCAGCTTTCAAAAGTAGAATGGTTAAAAACTGAATAA
- a CDS encoding GAF domain-containing protein, whose protein sequence is MSNKQKQYELINAQVQALISGEPDMIANMANIAAVLFNNLERVNWAGFYLYKQDQLVLGPFQGQPACIRIPMGKGVCGTAASRRETMVVMDVHEFAGHIACDAASNSEVVVPIVVNDQLIGVLDIDSPITARFDDDDRVGLETLVSTFEASLTAAEVS, encoded by the coding sequence ATGAGCAACAAACAAAAGCAATATGAACTGATCAATGCGCAAGTACAGGCGCTTATATCTGGTGAGCCTGACATGATAGCCAATATGGCGAACATTGCAGCCGTACTTTTCAACAATTTAGAACGGGTTAACTGGGCTGGATTTTACCTATATAAGCAAGATCAACTGGTTTTGGGCCCATTTCAGGGGCAGCCAGCTTGTATACGAATTCCGATGGGCAAAGGCGTTTGTGGAACAGCGGCATCTCGCCGAGAAACCATGGTAGTAATGGATGTGCATGAATTTGCGGGACATATAGCTTGTGATGCTGCGTCTAATTCGGAAGTGGTTGTACCTATTGTTGTAAACGATCAACTTATTGGTGTTCTAGACATTGATAGTCCGATAACAGCGCGTTTTGATGATGATGATCGTGTGGGTTTAGAAACCCTGGTGAGTACTTTTGAGGCGTCATTAACTGCCGCTGAAGTATCATAA
- a CDS encoding alpha-ketoacid dehydrogenase subunit beta — protein sequence MAQMNLLQAINSALVTAMTEDEKVMVFGEDVGHFGGVFRATSNLQQKFGKGRCFNTPLTEQGIIGFANGLASHGSVPVAEIQFSDYIFPAFDQIVNETAKWRYRSGGQFTCGTLTIRTPYGGGIAGGHYHSQSPEAFFAHIPGMKIVIPRNPKQAKGLLLASIRDDNPVLFMEPKKLYRAAVGDVPETDYELPLGKADLVKEGTDITLLAWGAQVEIIEKAAAMAEEIGVSCEVIDLQSILPWDVETICESVCKTGRLLINHEAPLTGGFASEIAATVQERCFLYLESPIARVCGLDTPYPLAHEKEYMPDHLKTFEAIKRTMDY from the coding sequence ATGGCGCAAATGAATTTATTACAAGCGATTAATAGCGCGCTAGTTACGGCAATGACAGAAGACGAAAAAGTCATGGTATTCGGCGAAGATGTTGGTCATTTTGGCGGCGTTTTTAGAGCAACCAGTAATTTGCAGCAGAAGTTCGGCAAAGGCCGTTGCTTCAACACTCCACTAACAGAACAAGGCATAATAGGCTTTGCTAATGGCTTAGCCTCACACGGTTCAGTCCCGGTAGCAGAAATACAATTTAGTGACTATATTTTCCCTGCGTTTGACCAAATTGTGAATGAAACAGCTAAATGGCGTTATCGCTCAGGTGGTCAGTTCACCTGCGGTACCTTAACTATTCGAACGCCTTACGGCGGTGGCATAGCAGGCGGACACTACCATTCTCAGTCGCCTGAAGCGTTCTTTGCACACATTCCAGGTATGAAAATAGTGATACCGCGTAACCCTAAACAAGCGAAAGGATTACTGCTTGCTTCAATTCGCGACGACAATCCTGTTTTATTTATGGAACCGAAAAAGCTTTACAGAGCTGCGGTTGGCGATGTGCCTGAAACTGATTATGAATTGCCATTGGGTAAAGCAGATTTAGTAAAGGAAGGTACCGACATCACTTTATTAGCATGGGGTGCTCAGGTCGAAATTATAGAAAAAGCAGCTGCGATGGCCGAGGAAATAGGCGTGTCTTGTGAAGTTATCGATTTGCAAAGCATATTACCTTGGGATGTGGAAACAATTTGTGAATCTGTTTGCAAAACTGGCAGACTGTTAATCAATCATGAAGCGCCATTAACGGGTGGTTTCGCAAGTGAAATTGCCGCAACCGTTCAAGAAAGATGTTTCTTGTATCTTGAGTCGCCAATTGCACGAGTCTGTGGACTTGATACCCCTTATCCGTTGGCGCATGAAAAAGAATACATGCCGGATCATCTAAAAACGTTTGAAGCTATTAAACGCACAATGGATTACTAG
- a CDS encoding nucleoside recognition domain-containing protein, with amino-acid sequence MLHRIWLFFIVSAFVATCWKVAVTGDLGGFEEVMNAVTSMAKTSVDIALGLIGLLAFWLGIFKVAENSGLIAKFSKILEPLLCRIMPDIPRGHPALGSITMNMSANVLGLDNAATPFGIKAMQDMQTLSPVKDTLSNSQILFLVLNTSSVTLFPIAVFLYRAEQGAAQPTDVFIPILLATSASTLFGLFVTCAVQKVNLFNRVVLTYLVGVFSLLAAVILYFSKLAADQLAAQSSLIANFLLLLFIVVVLVQGWRKKQNTYEQFVDGAKQGFEVAVTIIPFLLAMLFAIGMLRASGLLDIVMNGFSYVVGSIGIDTRFVEAIPNALMKPLSGSGARALMIETMQHHGADSFVGRLASVMQGSTETTFYVLAVYLGAVGIKHSRYAVGCCLAADFAGIFAAICVSYWFFG; translated from the coding sequence ATGCTTCACAGAATTTGGTTGTTTTTTATTGTCAGTGCTTTCGTTGCTACCTGCTGGAAAGTTGCGGTGACTGGTGATCTAGGTGGTTTTGAGGAAGTGATGAATGCCGTTACCTCAATGGCGAAAACGAGCGTTGATATCGCTTTGGGTCTAATTGGTTTACTCGCATTTTGGTTAGGTATCTTCAAGGTAGCTGAAAATTCGGGGCTAATCGCTAAATTTTCAAAAATACTTGAGCCACTCTTGTGTCGGATTATGCCCGACATTCCTCGCGGGCATCCTGCACTCGGCAGTATCACAATGAACATGTCTGCGAACGTGCTGGGCTTGGATAACGCAGCCACGCCGTTTGGTATAAAAGCGATGCAAGATATGCAAACGTTATCGCCGGTAAAAGATACGCTTAGCAATTCTCAAATTTTATTCTTAGTTCTGAATACATCGTCGGTCACCTTGTTTCCAATTGCCGTTTTTCTTTATCGAGCAGAGCAGGGCGCAGCGCAGCCGACAGATGTCTTTATTCCAATTTTACTAGCAACGAGCGCTTCCACTTTGTTTGGTTTATTTGTTACGTGTGCCGTGCAAAAAGTGAATTTATTCAATCGTGTGGTTCTCACTTATTTGGTAGGTGTTTTTAGTTTACTTGCGGCGGTCATTTTATACTTTTCTAAATTGGCTGCAGACCAGTTAGCCGCGCAGTCTTCGTTGATCGCTAATTTCCTACTGCTGTTATTTATTGTTGTTGTATTAGTGCAGGGATGGAGAAAAAAGCAAAACACATATGAACAGTTTGTTGATGGAGCAAAGCAAGGTTTTGAAGTTGCGGTAACTATCATTCCTTTTTTGCTGGCTATGCTGTTTGCTATCGGTATGCTAAGAGCGAGTGGTTTACTTGATATTGTCATGAATGGCTTTTCTTATGTTGTTGGCAGCATTGGAATCGACACACGGTTTGTCGAAGCGATACCCAACGCATTGATGAAACCTCTGAGCGGCAGTGGTGCTAGAGCATTAATGATTGAGACAATGCAGCATCATGGAGCTGACTCGTTTGTCGGAAGGCTAGCGTCAGTTATGCAAGGCTCAACGGAAACAACATTTTATGTGTTAGCTGTTTATCTGGGCGCAGTTGGCATTAAACACAGTCGTTATGCTGTGGGTTGCTGCTTAGCGGCAGACTTTGCCGGTATTTTTGCTGCGATTTGTGTAAGTTACTGGTTCTTTGGTTAA
- a CDS encoding dihydrolipoyllysine-residue acetyltransferase produces MNEFILPDIGEGIVECELLEWLVKEGDVIVEDQPVAEVMTDKATVQIPAMHNGVVRKLHYKEGDIAKVHAPLFAMDIEGEDSDEANTPAANSDAVVNESSVKEAPAKSHNVSSTETQSGAGSSEKIEAFILPDIGEGIVECEIVKWCIEEGDLVEEDQVVVEVMTDKAVVEIPAKYQGKVVKLHYRQGDIAQVHTPLFDQLILADGATTTDAAANSDTKAEQESSSKSASSQATTQQVNTSNEVGTAESNRAKALASPAVRRIAREYKINIAMVAGSGKKGRVLKQDIELYVQSGGADKQTTQQAPSASTTNSVVNDGRQANSGSNVSSEVSKVIAMRGIKAAMAKQMMASVSTIPHFTVSDELIMDNLIALRAQLKPEFEQQGVKLSFMPFFIKSLSLALKSFPEINSRLTKDDAELHYLTSHNIGMAVDSKIGLLVPNIKNVQDLSLFEVAQECDRIINAAREGKLSNTDLSNGTISISNIGALGGITATPVINKPEVAIVALGKTQKLPRFNDAGEVFAQSIMMVNWSGDHRVIDGATMVRFNNLWMSYLQSPQKMLVHLK; encoded by the coding sequence ATGAACGAATTTATATTGCCTGATATAGGCGAAGGAATTGTAGAGTGCGAACTGCTTGAATGGTTAGTAAAAGAAGGCGATGTGATTGTTGAAGATCAACCCGTTGCTGAAGTTATGACCGATAAGGCAACCGTACAGATACCCGCAATGCACAATGGTGTAGTGAGAAAACTGCATTACAAAGAGGGTGATATTGCGAAGGTACATGCTCCTTTATTTGCTATGGACATTGAGGGCGAAGATAGCGATGAGGCAAATACTCCCGCAGCAAATAGTGACGCCGTTGTAAATGAATCAAGCGTAAAGGAAGCCCCTGCGAAAAGTCATAATGTATCTTCAACAGAAACACAATCTGGCGCTGGCAGCAGTGAAAAAATTGAAGCCTTTATTTTACCTGACATAGGTGAAGGCATCGTCGAATGTGAAATTGTGAAATGGTGCATCGAAGAAGGCGACTTGGTTGAAGAAGACCAAGTTGTGGTCGAGGTCATGACCGATAAAGCCGTAGTAGAGATACCAGCAAAGTATCAAGGAAAGGTTGTTAAGCTGCATTATCGGCAGGGAGATATTGCCCAAGTTCATACGCCTTTATTCGACCAACTGATACTTGCTGATGGCGCGACAACGACTGACGCTGCAGCGAACTCAGACACGAAAGCTGAACAGGAAAGTTCATCGAAAAGTGCTTCTTCACAAGCAACAACTCAACAGGTAAACACTTCAAACGAAGTGGGAACAGCCGAAAGCAATCGCGCAAAGGCCCTTGCTAGTCCGGCCGTGAGAAGGATCGCTAGAGAGTATAAAATCAATATTGCTATGGTTGCTGGCTCAGGTAAAAAAGGGCGTGTATTGAAGCAAGATATTGAGCTGTATGTTCAAAGCGGTGGCGCTGATAAACAAACTACTCAACAAGCGCCTTCTGCGTCAACGACCAACTCAGTTGTCAATGACGGTCGCCAAGCAAACAGTGGTTCGAATGTTTCGTCAGAAGTAAGCAAAGTAATCGCAATGCGCGGTATCAAGGCTGCAATGGCTAAACAGATGATGGCTAGTGTTAGCACCATACCGCACTTCACGGTGTCCGATGAACTGATTATGGACAATCTCATCGCACTGAGAGCACAGCTTAAACCTGAGTTTGAACAGCAAGGGGTGAAGTTAAGCTTCATGCCGTTTTTCATTAAGTCATTGTCGTTGGCCTTGAAATCCTTCCCTGAAATTAACTCACGATTAACGAAAGATGATGCTGAACTACACTATTTGACGTCGCACAATATTGGTATGGCGGTTGATTCTAAAATTGGTTTGCTTGTACCGAATATAAAGAATGTTCAAGACCTTTCGTTGTTTGAAGTTGCTCAAGAATGTGATCGAATTATTAACGCCGCGCGCGAAGGTAAGCTATCTAATACTGACCTGAGTAACGGAACGATTAGTATTTCAAACATCGGCGCATTAGGTGGAATAACAGCAACCCCGGTGATCAACAAACCAGAGGTCGCGATAGTCGCCTTAGGTAAAACTCAAAAATTGCCGCGATTCAATGATGCAGGAGAGGTTTTTGCGCAAAGTATCATGATGGTGAATTGGTCGGGTGACCATCGTGTCATTGATGGAGCAACAATGGTTCGCTTCAATAATTTATGGATGAGTTATTTGCAGTCGCCGCAAAAAATGCTGGTTCATCTGAAGTAA
- a CDS encoding acyl-CoA thioesterase: MSDVRLESLFEMEKIEQGLYRGQSWDLGFRALFGGQVLGQSIAAAYKTVEEGRIIHSLHSYFLLPGDAQKPVIYDIENVRDGRSFSSRRVKAIQNGRTIFDMTASFHAPEPGLTHQFAVMPKVPDPDLVAQDIRFYEDNYEQLSERMKESLSYHRPVDIRTVDSANSYTAEKRAPKRAIWLKGRDKLDSPLQVHQASLAYASDYHFLSTSLQPHGLAVHDKSLRLATIDHAMWFHKPFKFDDWLLYEMESPFSGAGRGLVQGKIFDKHGKLVATTVQEGLMRQVAP, encoded by the coding sequence TTGTCAGACGTTAGATTAGAGTCATTGTTCGAGATGGAGAAAATTGAACAAGGTTTATATCGAGGCCAAAGTTGGGACCTAGGTTTTCGAGCGCTATTTGGCGGTCAAGTTCTGGGTCAGTCTATTGCAGCAGCCTACAAGACTGTTGAAGAAGGGCGTATTATTCACTCACTGCATTCTTATTTTCTGTTGCCGGGCGATGCTCAAAAACCGGTTATTTATGATATAGAAAATGTAAGAGACGGTAGAAGCTTTTCATCGAGGCGTGTAAAAGCGATACAAAATGGACGTACTATTTTTGATATGACTGCATCTTTTCATGCTCCAGAACCTGGATTGACGCACCAGTTCGCGGTTATGCCCAAAGTGCCCGACCCTGATCTCGTCGCACAGGATATTCGGTTTTATGAAGATAATTATGAACAATTGTCAGAGAGAATGAAGGAATCTCTAAGTTATCACCGTCCGGTTGATATTCGCACCGTAGACTCTGCTAATTCGTATACAGCGGAAAAACGTGCTCCTAAGCGTGCTATATGGTTAAAGGGAAGAGATAAACTTGATAGCCCACTGCAAGTGCATCAAGCATCGCTTGCCTACGCGTCAGACTATCATTTTTTAAGTACGTCTCTGCAACCTCATGGCTTAGCTGTGCATGATAAGTCCCTTAGACTAGCGACCATTGATCACGCTATGTGGTTTCATAAGCCCTTTAAATTCGATGATTGGTTGCTGTATGAAATGGAAAGTCCATTCAGTGGCGCAGGTCGTGGATTAGTGCAAGGCAAAATATTTGATAAGCACGGTAAGCTGGTCGCCACAACGGTTCAAGAGGGCCTTATGCGCCAAGTGGCGCCTTAA
- a CDS encoding thiamine pyrophosphate-dependent dehydrogenase E1 component subunit alpha: MQDRNHLSDVQATNSVSLIENGLVEIPMLQLLDENGHETNKEQSPEINETTAKRISTTMQYIRLLDERMVGAQRQGRISFYLACTGEEASTVGSAAALSENDMIMSQYREQGALAYRGYTTDQFMNQMFSNQLDPNKGRQMPIHYGDKKLNFMTISSPLGTQISQAAGYAYGQKMAGEPAVTICYFGEGAASEGDFHAGVNMAAVLNCPVIFFCRNNGYAISTPSEEQFKGDGIASRGIGYGVKTIRVDGNDVLAVYAATKKAREIALAENCPVLIEAMTYRLAAHSTSDDPSGYRSKSEEDKWRAKDPIERFNKWLDGKGWFDKKATDAFLEKSRAEILAALKKAEKVPVAPIEDIVEDVYDTPPWHLKEQLVELKAHIAKYPEHYPKTSGRLK; encoded by the coding sequence ATGCAAGACAGAAATCATCTTTCTGATGTACAAGCAACAAATAGCGTTTCCTTGATTGAAAATGGTCTGGTAGAAATACCGATGTTGCAGTTGCTCGATGAAAATGGACACGAAACCAATAAAGAACAAAGTCCAGAAATAAACGAGACAACGGCGAAGAGAATTTCAACGACAATGCAATACATCCGCTTGCTGGATGAGCGCATGGTGGGTGCACAGCGACAGGGTCGAATCAGTTTCTACCTTGCTTGTACAGGCGAGGAAGCATCGACCGTTGGTAGCGCTGCCGCTTTATCTGAAAACGACATGATTATGTCTCAATATAGAGAGCAGGGCGCACTGGCCTACCGTGGTTATACTACCGACCAATTTATGAATCAAATGTTCAGCAACCAATTGGACCCAAACAAGGGTCGACAAATGCCTATTCACTATGGTGATAAGAAATTGAATTTCATGACGATTTCATCACCATTAGGTACACAAATCTCACAAGCTGCAGGCTATGCATACGGACAAAAGATGGCGGGTGAGCCGGCCGTTACTATTTGTTATTTTGGCGAAGGCGCAGCTTCTGAAGGTGACTTTCACGCCGGCGTTAACATGGCGGCTGTACTGAACTGCCCAGTTATATTCTTCTGCCGAAACAACGGTTATGCCATCTCTACGCCTTCTGAGGAACAATTCAAAGGTGATGGTATTGCTTCTCGCGGCATAGGATATGGTGTCAAAACGATTCGGGTTGATGGCAATGATGTCCTGGCTGTGTATGCAGCGACTAAAAAAGCGCGGGAGATCGCGTTGGCTGAAAACTGTCCTGTATTGATAGAGGCGATGACCTATCGTTTAGCAGCGCATTCAACGTCGGATGATCCGAGTGGATATCGCTCTAAAAGCGAAGAAGACAAATGGAGAGCAAAAGACCCAATCGAACGTTTCAATAAATGGTTAGACGGAAAAGGTTGGTTCGACAAGAAAGCGACTGACGCATTTTTAGAAAAGTCACGAGCAGAAATACTAGCAGCTCTGAAGAAAGCTGAAAAAGTGCCGGTTGCTCCAATAGAGGACATCGTTGAAGATGTGTACGACACACCACCTTGGCACCTAAAGGAACAACTTGTTGAATTAAAAGCTCACATTGCTAAATACCCTGAGCATTATCCTAAAACCTCTGGGAGACTAAAATAA